In Amaranthus tricolor cultivar Red isolate AtriRed21 chromosome 5, ASM2621246v1, whole genome shotgun sequence, a genomic segment contains:
- the LOC130813191 gene encoding uncharacterized protein LOC130813191 → MSGTSALLSSALNINDSPFGYCSTGSVDNCSNPLDDGRKHWFSMKASNHIVGENLGYYGRNDGAFSYKFQLEKDVQSLQQQLQEEKELHVALEHATEKNFKELSTPSHFPQRTVELLTSIAALENSISELEEEMVSLHFQLSQERNERRLAEYHLQRSYSKKSSSPSCQGSPLSPKMHPKRGGPVNVEKPIKELSPKGLWNHPNRLSEEMVRCMRSIFISLAESAPSPNYTPMDIPSSPHAHHSNAPSWSLSEHLMVPMWAKSPQIDLPRDSEVLGTENTFDPYKVSGKLSWMEIGRYGLATEVSWMSVGKRQLEYAAGSLRRFRILVEQLAKVNPILLSSDEKLAFWINLYNALIMHAYLAYGVPRSEMKFFSLMQKAAYTVGGHLFSAAVIEYVILKMRPPIHRPQIALLLPLNKLKVSEEQKKFAIDSYEPNLAFALSCGMYSSPAVQVYTARNVRDELEAAQRDFIRASVGVSSKGKLLVPKMLHCFSKNHVDDSKLAQWISRYLPPEQTAFIDQHITQKRQKLFASRHFVVNPFDSRFRYLFLPEIVYQ, encoded by the exons ATGTCTGGAACTTCAGCTTTGTTGTCTTCTGCTTTGAACAT AAATGACTCCCCCTTTGGTTATTGCTCTACCGGCTCTGTTGATAATTGTTCAAACCCTCTTGATGATGGTCGCAAACATTGGTTTTCTATGAAG GCAAGCAATCACATTGTAGGTGAAAATTTGGGATACTATGGCAGAAATGATGGTGCTTTTTCGTACAAATTTCAGCTTGAGAAAGAT GTTCAAAGTTTACAACAACAGTTGCAGGAAGAAAAAGAATTGCATGTGGCTCTGGAGCATGCCACCGAAAAGAATTTCAAGGAATTGTCTACTCCATCACACTTTCCTCAACGT ACAGTTGAGCTTTTGACCAGTATTGCGGCTTTAGAGAACTCAATTTCAGAACTTGAAGAAGAGATGGTTTCTCTCCATTTTCAACTCAGTcaagaaagaaatgaaaggagACTTGCTGAATACCATCTACAGCGATCATACTCCAAGAAGTCTTCTTCACCTTCTTGTCAG GGGAGTCCATTATCGCCGAAAATGCATCCTAAGCGTGGTGGTCCTGTTAATGTTGAGAAACCCATTAAGGAGCTTTCCCCAAAGGGCCTATGGAATCATCCTAATCGGTTATCAGAGGAGATGGTGCGATGCATGAGAAGTATTTTCATCTCTTTAGCAGAATCTGCCCCTTCTCCGAATTATACCCCGATGGATATACCAAGTTCACCACATGCTCATCATTCTAATGCACCATCATGGTCATTGTCGGAACACTTGATGGTTCCCATGTGGGCGAAAAGTCCACAGATCGATTTGCCTCGTGATTCTGAGGTGCTAGGAACAGAAAATACCTTCGATCCGTATAAAGTAAGTGGCAAATTAAGTTGGATGGAGATAGGGAGGTATGGTTTGGCAACAGAAGTTTCCTGGATGTCGGTTGGAAAAAGGCAGCTGGAATATGCTGCAGGATCACTGCGCAGATTCAG GATACTTGTGGAGCAATTGGCTAAAGTGAATCCTATCCTCTTGAGCAGTGATGAAAAGCTGGCTTTTTGGATCAACCTATATAATGCCTTAATTATGCAC GCTTATCTTGCATATGGAGTCCCTAGAAGTGAAATGAAGTTTTTTTCGCTGATGCAAAAG GCAGCTTATACAGTAGGTGGTCATTTATTCAGTGCTGCGGTCATCGAGTATGTGATCCTGAAGATGAGACCGCCTATTCACCGTCCTCAAATT GCTTTACTCCTTCCTCTTAACAAGCTGAAGGTGTCTGAGGAGCAAAAGAAATTCGCAATCGATTCTTATGAACCAAATCTTGCATTTGCTCTCAGCTGTGGGATGTACTCTTCTCCTGCG GTTCAAGTGTACACTGCAAGGAATGTCCGAGATGAACTTGAAGCCGCACAGCGTGATTTTATTCGGGCTTCAGTTGGTGTGAGTAGCAAAGGGAAGTTGCTGGTGCCGAAGATGCTACACTGCTTCTCCAAAAATCATGTAGATGATTCGAAACTTGCTCAGTGGATATCACGCTATCTGCCTCCGGAGCAGACTGCTTTCATCGACCAACATATAACCCAAAAGCGGCAGAAACTTTTCGCTTCTCGGCATTTTGTGGTTAACCCTTTTGATTCTCGGTTTCGCTACCTATTTCTACCTGAAATAGTTTACCAGTAA
- the LOC130813192 gene encoding uncharacterized protein LOC130813192 — protein MIPQMHTAGSTSNSSTHISQTFWSLNFNRSRLYHQFYSHPFSSSSIWNWKLIHVNGNGSVRNRQGISGIGMLAAAVVLSTPPPSEETLSNIPLELSGKFCDPLDKECDQANTQMKKRIQRPKSRNAEKCTTKCVGTCIRGGDGSPGEGPLNVRRPIIVFKQGFRSRQYCLVECSDICNLLDDVDKGK, from the exons ATGATACCCCAAATGCACACCGCAGGCAGCACTAGTAACAGCAGCACCCATATTAGCCAAACTTTCTGGTCACTAAATTTCAACAGATCAAGATTATACCATCAATTCTACTCCCACCCTTTCTCCTCATCTTCAATCTGGAACTGGAAACTTATTCATGTAAATGGGAATGGAAGTGTAAGGAATCGCCAGGGAATCAGCGGAATTGGAATGCTAGCAGCTGCAGTAGTGCTGTCGACGCCTCCGCCTTCAGAGGAGACATTGTCTAATATACCCCTAGAACTTTCTGGAAAGTTCTGTGATCCTTTGGATAAGGAATGTGATCAAGCGAATACTCAAATGAAGAAGAGAATTCAACGCCCGAAGTCTAGGAATGCAGAGAAATGTACTACTAAATGTGTTGGTACTTGTATTCGTGGAGGTGATGGCTCCCCCGGTGAAGGTCCTCTCAATGTTCGAAG ACCCATTATTGTCTTCAAGCAAGGATTTCGGAGTCGTCAATATTG CTTGGTGGAATGCTCAGATATATGCAACTTGCTTGATGATGTTGATAAGGGTAAGTAA
- the LOC130812938 gene encoding protein HIGH CHLOROPHYLL FLUORESCENCE PHENOTYPE 173, chloroplastic encodes MAAAAATAIHLLPNSSKKRTLLISNHKLRTTQISVLPKASASTENSNTGKKKKSNKTGTKSKNKQLKETNKEEEDKKNQIINKNVVELEKSGKGDSTDVIKRLDDVVNPVGLGRKSRQIFDQVWKKFSNLGQISRTEYDDGSNLLVYGEGAPLCEFTIPGAQNTTVLVVGATSRIGRLVIRKLMLRGYTVKGLVRRIDQGVMDMLPRSVELVVGDVGDPSTLKTAVEGCNKIIYCATARSAITGDLNRVDNRGVYNCAKAFQDYNNQLAQLRAGKSSKSKLLIAKFKSENSLDGWEVRQGTYFQDVVASKYDGGMDAKFELNENGLAIFSGYVFTRGGYVELSRKLSLPLGFTLDRYEGLVLSVGGNGRSYVVILEAGPLADASQSKMYFARINTKAGFCRVRVPFSNFRPVNPTDPPLDPFLAHTLIIRFEPRRQRPVEGPKGMKQDPRSFELILEYIKALPSGQETDFILVSCTGSGIETSRREQVLKAKKAGEDCLRRSGLGYTIVRPGPLMEEPGGQRALIFDQGNRISQGISCADVADICVKALHDSTARNKSFDVCYEYVAEQGQELYELVAHLPDKANNYLTPALSVLEKNT; translated from the exons ATGGCGGCGGCAGCGGCAACAGCAATTCATTTGCTGCCGAACAGCAGCAAAAAGAGGACACTTTTGATAtcaaatcacaaattaagaactACCCAGATTTCTGTTCTTCCTAAAGCATCTGCAAGTACGGAAAACAGCAACAcaggaaagaagaagaaaagcaaCAAAACAGGTACGAAAAGCAAGAACAAGCAGCTTAAAGAAACAAATAAAGAGGAAGAAGATAAGAAGAATcagattattaataaaaatgttgtTGAATTGGAGAAGAGTGGGAAAGGTGATAGTACTGATGTGATTAAGAGGTTAGATGATGTGGTTAATCCAGTTGGGTTAGGGAGAAAATCAAGACAAATTTTCGATCAAGTTTGGAAAAAGTTTTCGAATCTAGGGCAGATTTCAAGGACCGAGTATgatgatggtagtaatttgttGGTGTATGGAGAAGGTGCACCTTTGTGTGAGTTTACTATTCCTGGTGCTCAGAATACGACTGTTCTTGTTGTTGGTGCTACTAGTCGGATTGGCCGTCTTGTTATTCGTAAGCTTATGCTTAGAGGTTACACTGTTAAG GGGTTAGTACGGAGAATCGATCAAGGAGTGATGGATATGCTGCCAAGGTCAGTGGAATTAGTGGTGGGGGATGTAGGTGATCCCTCTACACTGAAAACTGCGGTGGAAGGTTGCAACAAAATCATATATTGTGCCACTGCTCGTTCAGCAATTACAGGGGATCTCAACAGAGTTGACAACCGTGGAGTCTACAATTGTGCGAAAGCCTTCCAG GACTATAACAACCAATTAGCACAGCTGCGAGCAGGTAAAAGTAGCAAAAGCAAGCTTCTGATTGCAAAATTTAAATCAGAAAATTCACTAGATGGATGGGAAGTACGCCAAGGGACTTATTTCCAAGATGTGGTCGCTAGCAAATATGATGGAGGGATGGATGCCAAATTTGAGCTCAATGAAAACGGCCTCGCCATTTTCTCCG GATATGTTTTCACTAGAGGAGGATATGTGGAACTATCACGGAAACTTTCACTTCCGTTGGGTTTTACTCTAGATCG GTATGAAGGTCTAGTTCTTTCTGTTGGTGGCAACGGTCGTTCCTATGTTGTGATCCTTGAAGCTGGTCCTCTTGCTGATGCATCCCAAAGCAAAATGTATTTTGCAAGAATTAATACAAAAGCTGGCTTTTGCAGG GTTAGAGTTCCTTTTTCAAACTTCCGGCCAGTGAATCCAACTGATCCTCCTTTAGATCCATTTCTTGCGCACACGTTGATTATACGCTTTGAGCCTAGGCGGCAG AGACCTGTAGAAGGGCCTAAAGGAATGAAACAAGATCCAAGAAGTTTCGAGCTAATTTTGGAATACATAAAAGCCTTGCCT AGTGGTCAAGAAACAGACTTCATCTTGGTATCATGTACAGGTTCAGGGATAGAAACTTCGAGAAGGGAGCAAGTTTTGAAAGCTAAAAAG GCTGGTGAAGATTGCTTGAGAAGATCAGGACTTGGTTATACAATAGTCCGTCCTGGTCCTTTGATG GAAGAACCTGGAGGACAACGTGCTCTAATATTTGACCAGGGAAACCGTATATCTCAG GGAATAAGCTGTGCAGATGTGGCTGATATCTGTGTAAAGGCTCTACATGATTCTACTGCCAGAAACAAGAGTTTTGAT GTGTGCTATGAGTATGTGGCTGAGCAAGGACAGGAGCTTTATGAACTG GTTGCACATTTGCCTGATAAGGCAAATAATTATTTAACTCCTGCGCTCTCAGTTCTTGAGAAAAACACCTAA
- the LOC130813188 gene encoding glutathione S-transferase U8: protein MQMGDSEMKLLGLWCSPFSRRVEIALNLKGIPYDYIEEDIQNKSPELLKYNPVHKKVPILVIDGKPIAESLVILEYIDEMWKDKPSILPQQPYDRAMARFWASFIDEKCLPSIWKAFWGAENEQKKAEKEAHENLKALENELKGKKFFGGTSIGYLDIVANFIAYWLEAIQKAAGKEILTKQSFPLLFQWKHDFITSKVIKNHLPPWERLVAYYRIRIEAAKASK from the exons atgcAGATGGGTGATTCAGAAATGAAATTGTTGGGGTTATGGTGTAGTCCTTTTAGTAGAAGAGTAGAAATTGCCCTAAATTTGAAGGGTATCCCTTATGATTACATTGAAGAAGATATCCAAAATAAGAGTCCTGAACTTCTTAAGTATAATCCTGTTCATAAGAAAGTGCCTATTCTTGTAATTGATGGTAAACCAATTGCAGAATCATTAGTCATTTTGGAGTACATTGATGAGATGTGGAAGGATAAGCCATCTATCTTGCCTCAACAACCTTATGATCGAGCTATGGCGCGATTTTGGGCTTCGTTTATTGATGAGAAG TGCTTGCCTTCGATTTGGAAAGCATTTTGGGGAGCAGAAAATGAGCAAAAAAAAGCAGAAAAAGAAGCACATGAGAACTTAAAAGCATTGGAAAATGAGCTGAAAGGCAAGAAATTCTTTGGAGGAACAAGTATAGGCTATCTTGATATAGTTGCCAATTTCATTGCATATTGGCTTGAAGCCATTCAGAAGGCTGCTGGCAAGGAAATACTTACTAAACAATCATTCCCTTTACTATTCCAATGGAAACATGATTTTATTACATCCAAAGTTATTAAAAATCATCTTCCTCCATGGGAACGACTCGTCGCTTATTACCGAATTCGCATTGAAGCCGCTAAAGCTAGTAAATAA